The following is a genomic window from Coriobacteriaceae bacterium.
CACCTCCTACTACAACTTCACCGCGCTCAACGCGCCCATGGATCACCCGAGCCGCTCGGCTCGCGACACGTTCTATGTGGTCGACAGCAACCCCGGTAGCGTCGCACACCCCGAGGCTCACGCCCACGGCGAGTCCGACGTACTGCTGCGCACCCAGACCTCGGGTGTGCAGATCCACACCATGGAGTCGCAAAAGCCGCCCATCTACATGATCTGCCCGGGCACCGTCTATCGTCCCGACACGGCCGACGCCTGCCACCTGCCGCAGTTCAACCAGATCGAGGGCCTGGTCGTCGACGAGGGCATCACCTTTGGCGACCTGAAGGGCACGCTCGACTACTTTGTTAAGTGCATGTTTGGCGAGGATCGCAAGACGCGCTATCGCCCGCACTTCTTCCCCTTCACCGAGCCTTCCTGCGAGGTGGACGTGAGCTGCCACGTGTGCGGCGGCAAGGGCTGCAACTTCTGCAAGCATAGCGGCTGGATCGAGATCCTGGGCTGCGGCATGGTCGACCCCAACGTCCTTATCAACTGCGGCATCGACCCCGAGAAGTACACCGGCTTTGCCTTTGGTATTGGCGCCGAGCGCGTCGCGGCCCTGCGCTACGACCTGCCCGACCTGCGCACGTTGATGACTGGTGATATGCGCTTCTTGAACCAGTTTTAGGTTGACCCATCCCGGCGGCTTCCCGAGCCACCGCACCTTGCCCCTCAAACCGTCGCTTGCGTACCCAAGTACGCGGCGCTCCTCTTTCGGGGCAATCTGCGGCACCTCGGAAACCCGTCTCCGTGGTTGGAATTTCCCGTCTGTTTATTGCGGACGTTTTAAATGAAAGGAGAGCTAGATGCGCGTTTCTTACGACTGGCTCAAGACCATGATCGATATTCCGGAGGATCCCAAGACCCTTTCGGACGAATATATCCGTACCGGCACCGAGGTTGAGGCGATCGACACCGTGGGCGAGTCCTTCGACCACGTGGTGACTGCCAAGGTGCTCACCAAGACCCCGCATCCCGATAGCGACCACATGTATGTGTGCTCGGTCGACGTGGGCGACAAGAACCTCGACGCCGACGGCAACCCCGCTCCGCTGCAGATCGTCTGCGGCGCGCAGAACTTCGAGGCCGGCGACCACATCGTCACGGCCATGATTGGCGCTGTCCTGCCCGGCGACGTCAAGATCAAGAAGAGCAAGCTTCGCGGCGTCGTGTCCATGGGCATGAACTGCTCCGCACGCGAGCTCGGCCTGGGCGGCGACCACTCCGGCATCATGATCCTGCCCGAGGATACGCCCTGCGGCATGCCGTTTGCCGAGTATGTGGGCTCGAGCGACACCGTGCTCGACTGCGAGATCACGCCCAACCGCCCCGACTGCCTGTCCATGATTGGCATGGCCCGCGAGACCGGCGCCATTTTCGACCGCGATTTCCACGTTGAGCTGCCCGCCATCAAGATCGAGACCGGCCGCGCGACCGACGACGAGCTTTCGGTCGAGATTGCCGACGAGGGCCTGTGTGACCGCTACGTTGCCCGTATCGTGCGCAACGTGAAGGTCGGCCCGTCGCCTGACTGGATGGTCAAACGCCTCAACGCCCTGGGCGTGCGCCCGCACAACAACATCGTCGACATCACCAACTACGTGATGATGCTCACCGGCCAGCCACTGCACGCCTTTGACCTCGACACCTTTGCCGAGCGCGATGGCCACCGTCGCGTGGTGGTTCGCGCCGCCCAGCAGGATGAGAAGTTCACGACGCTCGATGGCGAGGAGCGCGTGCTCGACGCCGGCATGGGCCTCATCACCGACGGCGAGCGTCCTGTGGCGCTGGCCGGCGTTATGGGTGGCATGGATTCCGAGATTGAGGACGATACCGTCGACGTGATGGTCGAGAGCGCCTGCTTCAACGCCGGCCGCACCTCGCACACCAGCCGTGACCTGTCGCTGATCTCCGACGCATCCATTCGCTTTGAGCGCCAGGTTGACGAGACCGGCTGCGTGGATGTCGCCAACGTTACCTGCGCGCTCATCGAGGAGATCGCCGGCGGCGAGGTTGCTCCCGGCTATGTCGACGTTTTCCCCGCGCCCAAGACCATCGACAGCATTAAGCTGCGCCTGGCCCGTGTGCACGCCATCTGCGGTGCCGACATCGAGCCCGACTTTATCGAGCGCTCGCTCACCCGCCTGGGCTGCACCGTCGAGCGCGACGGCGAGGACTTTATGGTCACCCCGCCGA
Proteins encoded in this region:
- the pheS gene encoding phenylalanine--tRNA ligase subunit alpha, producing the protein MSLIDDLVKLEEEAKELVAGADDAAKLEAARIELLGRKGRITGLMRMMGKLAPEDRPVMGKRANEMRQLIEGMLDERTTEMKAAALKHALEHEAVDITLPGIRPQIGHQHLIKQIIEEAEDIFCGIGYTVESGPMVDTSYYNFTALNAPMDHPSRSARDTFYVVDSNPGSVAHPEAHAHGESDVLLRTQTSGVQIHTMESQKPPIYMICPGTVYRPDTADACHLPQFNQIEGLVVDEGITFGDLKGTLDYFVKCMFGEDRKTRYRPHFFPFTEPSCEVDVSCHVCGGKGCNFCKHSGWIEILGCGMVDPNVLINCGIDPEKYTGFAFGIGAERVAALRYDLPDLRTLMTGDMRFLNQF
- the pheT gene encoding phenylalanine--tRNA ligase subunit beta, with translation MRVSYDWLKTMIDIPEDPKTLSDEYIRTGTEVEAIDTVGESFDHVVTAKVLTKTPHPDSDHMYVCSVDVGDKNLDADGNPAPLQIVCGAQNFEAGDHIVTAMIGAVLPGDVKIKKSKLRGVVSMGMNCSARELGLGGDHSGIMILPEDTPCGMPFAEYVGSSDTVLDCEITPNRPDCLSMIGMARETGAIFDRDFHVELPAIKIETGRATDDELSVEIADEGLCDRYVARIVRNVKVGPSPDWMVKRLNALGVRPHNNIVDITNYVMMLTGQPLHAFDLDTFAERDGHRRVVVRAAQQDEKFTTLDGEERVLDAGMGLITDGERPVALAGVMGGMDSEIEDDTVDVMVESACFNAGRTSHTSRDLSLISDASIRFERQVDETGCVDVANVTCALIEEIAGGEVAPGYVDVFPAPKTIDSIKLRLARVHAICGADIEPDFIERSLTRLGCTVERDGEDFMVTPPSFRPDLPREIDLIEEVLRLWGMGRVTATIPAAKNHIGGLTREQKLTRKVGEILRACGLNETTTFGFAAPGDLEKIGMSTEGRGCPVVLMNPLVAEQTEMRRSLLPGLLQSVAYNEAHGTPNVHLYEVGSLFHGRENASLPKETKSVAGVLSGQWSEQSWNMKYRKLRFFFGKGIVEELLAQLRIEKVRFRPVEGEGYAFLQPGRAAEVLSGGTVLGWVGEIHPEAREAMGIDEVVVAFELDLDKLIKGARNQENYREFSQYPAVEHDLAIVVDNAVTCEDLERRITSAGGKLLEGVRLFDVYRDPVRVGVGKKSMAFALTYRSDDHTLTSEEVEKAHQKIVTKVCKGVNGEVRS